One Chromatiaceae bacterium genomic region harbors:
- a CDS encoding TusE/DsrC/DsvC family sulfur relay protein encodes MPIVVDGKTFETDEEGYLANINDWVPGVAGVMAKEDDLELTDEHWDIINFLREYYEEYQIAPAVRVLTKAVGKKLGKDKGTSKYLYGLFPYGPSKQACRYAGLPKPTGCV; translated from the coding sequence ATGCCAATCGTGGTCGACGGCAAGACTTTTGAAACCGACGAAGAAGGTTATCTGGCCAATATCAACGACTGGGTTCCCGGCGTTGCGGGTGTCATGGCCAAGGAGGATGACCTGGAACTGACCGATGAGCACTGGGACATCATCAACTTCCTGCGCGAGTACTACGAGGAGTATCAAATCGCTCCCGCCGTGCGGGTTCTGACCAAGGCCGTTGGCAAGAAATTGGGCAAGGACAAGGGCACCAGTAAGTACCTCTATGGCCTGTTCCCTTATGGACCGTCCAAACAGGCTTGCCGCTACGCCGGCCTGCCGAAGCCGACCGGCTGCGTCTGA
- a CDS encoding sulfur reduction protein DsrJ gives MAKALLRGSLISLGLAGALLALAVQAAGNNFVVTGSQAANEKSCVEPTDFMRRNHMEVIKHQRDETVHGGIRSTKHSLAGCIACHGAKGPTGDLLPVNDERQFCGACHDFAAVRLNCFDCHATVPTEQKGAIQIGW, from the coding sequence ATGGCGAAAGCCCTTCTCAGAGGCAGCTTGATCTCCCTAGGCCTGGCCGGGGCCTTGCTGGCCCTGGCCGTTCAGGCCGCCGGAAACAACTTCGTGGTGACGGGTTCCCAGGCCGCGAATGAGAAAAGCTGCGTGGAGCCGACGGATTTCATGCGCCGGAATCACATGGAGGTGATCAAACATCAGCGGGATGAGACGGTGCATGGCGGGATCCGTTCAACGAAACACAGTCTGGCGGGCTGTATTGCCTGCCATGGCGCCAAGGGCCCGACTGGCGACCTGCTGCCCGTCAATGACGAAAGGCAGTTTTGTGGTGCCTGTCACGACTTCGCGGCGGTACGGCTAAACTGTTTCGATTGCCACGCCACGGTACCGACCGAGCAGAAGGGGGCTATCCAAATTGGGTGGTGA
- a CDS encoding cobyrinate a,c-diamide synthase, with protein MSRLFISATHKSSGKTTLSIGLCRNFSQQGQRVRPFKKGPDYIDPLWLGQAAGRDCLNLDYNTMGLSEIRETFARAMGDADLGLIEGNVGLFDATDLEGSNSNAELAKLLEAPVILLVDVQGMSRGLAPLLLGYQAFDPSLCIAGIILNKVGGKRHEGNLRRVIEHYTDLPLLGAIHREFQPLIDERHLGLMPSNESREAEAQIEGIRRMIADQVDLDALLRISASAPPLAPFPPIPGFVPRGRDLRIGIARDEAFGFYYPDDLEALRAAGAELIPFSPVHDLGLPEVDGLLIGGGFPEYRMRELAANRAMREAVRAFIEGGGPAYAECGGLMYLCRGLRWRDEIAPMCGVLQADVAMHDRPQGRGYILLRERDAFPWPRLPDHAPEIHAHEFHHSAIVDPDPAWVYGYEVLRGSGVDGCHDGIIYKNLLASYAHLRHVGGVGWPARFIAQVRRCRRPG; from the coding sequence ATGTCCCGCCTCTTTATATCCGCTACCCATAAATCTTCCGGGAAGACGACCCTGTCCATCGGCTTGTGCCGAAACTTTTCCCAGCAAGGACAAAGGGTACGGCCCTTCAAAAAGGGTCCCGACTATATCGATCCCCTTTGGCTTGGCCAGGCGGCGGGCCGTGATTGCCTGAATCTGGACTACAACACCATGGGGCTGTCGGAGATCCGCGAGACCTTCGCGCGGGCCATGGGGGATGCGGACCTGGGCCTGATCGAGGGGAATGTGGGCCTCTTCGATGCCACGGATCTGGAGGGTAGCAACAGCAACGCGGAACTGGCCAAGTTGCTAGAGGCGCCAGTAATCCTGCTGGTGGATGTCCAAGGTATGTCGCGGGGTCTGGCACCCCTGCTCCTGGGCTACCAGGCCTTTGATCCCAGCTTGTGTATCGCCGGGATCATCCTCAATAAGGTCGGCGGCAAGCGCCACGAAGGCAATCTGCGCAGGGTCATTGAGCATTACACGGATCTGCCCCTGCTGGGTGCCATCCATCGCGAATTCCAGCCCCTCATCGACGAGCGCCACCTGGGCCTGATGCCCAGTAACGAGAGCCGGGAGGCCGAGGCCCAGATCGAGGGTATCCGCCGCATGATCGCGGACCAGGTGGACCTGGATGCCCTGCTGCGGATCAGCGCCTCGGCCCCACCCCTGGCGCCTTTTCCCCCCATCCCTGGTTTTGTGCCCCGGGGCCGAGACCTGCGGATCGGCATCGCCCGGGACGAGGCCTTCGGATTTTATTACCCCGATGACCTTGAGGCCCTGCGGGCGGCGGGGGCTGAGTTGATCCCCTTTAGTCCCGTCCACGACCTGGGTTTGCCAGAGGTAGATGGACTCCTCATCGGCGGCGGCTTTCCCGAGTACCGCATGCGGGAACTGGCCGCCAATAGGGCCATGCGCGAGGCGGTACGAGCCTTCATTGAGGGTGGTGGCCCGGCTTACGCCGAGTGCGGTGGCCTCATGTATCTCTGCCGGGGGCTGCGCTGGCGGGATGAAATCGCCCCCATGTGCGGCGTCCTCCAGGCCGACGTGGCCATGCATGACCGGCCTCAAGGCCGAGGCTACATCCTTCTGCGCGAACGAGATGCCTTCCCCTGGCCCAGGCTCCCCGATCATGCGCCCGAGATCCATGCCCATGAATTCCATCATTCCGCCATCGTCGATCCGGATCCAGCCTGGGTTTACGGTTACGAGGTCCTGCGGGGCAGTGGCGTGGATGGGTGCCATGACGGCATCATCTATAAAAATCTTCTGGCTAGCTATGCCCACCTGCGCCATGTCGGTGGCGTGGGATGGCCGGCGCGCTTCATCGCCCAGGTCCGTCGGTGTCGCCGCCCAGGCTGA
- a CDS encoding NAD(P)-binding protein has product MATSSDEMKTKVSWRRYQDGQQEWGNLTQKIFVQDTTHKCPTYVHKTPPCQGSCPSGEDIRGWLAIVRQQEKPPVGVEWQEYAFRRSTDANPFPSMMGRVCPAPCQDGCNRNELEDFVGINAVEQYIGDTAIAKGYGFVAGPDTGRKVAIIGGGPAGLAAAYQLRRKGHGCTIFESNQGLGGMFKFGIPGYRVPRDKLDAEIQRILDMGQVEVKFGVRVGQDVSIEQLEKDYDAILWAIGCQSGRGLPVEGWAGTPNCVSGVAFLKAFNEGRMKVTADKVVCVGGGDTSVDVVSVARRIGHIQNAKPSDLPETVIHDGYVAHDAAVTAAAQGAEVTLTSLFTRDKMTAAEHEVHDALTEGVTVLDGVMPLALIKNAEGRAIGLKVCDCKMEGMRPIPVEGTERILEADLIVSAIGQGGDLTGIEVMDNGRGLINADKFHQVPNRPGHFVAGDIIRPHLLTTAIGQASVAADSIDEYLRQEEFSRRPKVDVHHFDLLRKMEEAHLAPERFEPSERGDMRGTSDGNWAIHNYEDRSAAEVIPHNELFLGHFGYHARNLRKEEVPTAEEVLGHFKERVIGLSETEAIDEAKRCMSCGMCFECDNCVIFCPQDAVYRVKKGENTTGRYVATDYMRCIGCHICADVCPTGYIKMGLGE; this is encoded by the coding sequence ATGGCGACTTCCAGCGACGAGATGAAGACCAAGGTTTCCTGGCGACGGTATCAAGATGGCCAGCAGGAATGGGGCAATCTGACCCAGAAAATTTTTGTGCAGGACACCACGCACAAGTGTCCAACCTATGTGCATAAGACGCCACCTTGTCAGGGTTCCTGCCCCTCGGGCGAAGATATCCGTGGGTGGTTGGCCATCGTACGCCAGCAGGAAAAGCCGCCGGTTGGGGTGGAATGGCAGGAGTACGCCTTCCGTCGTTCCACCGATGCAAACCCCTTTCCGTCCATGATGGGTCGTGTCTGTCCCGCGCCCTGCCAGGATGGTTGCAACCGTAATGAACTGGAAGACTTCGTCGGTATTAACGCCGTCGAGCAATATATTGGTGATACCGCTATCGCCAAGGGTTACGGTTTCGTCGCCGGTCCCGACACCGGCCGCAAGGTTGCCATCATTGGGGGTGGTCCGGCGGGCCTGGCGGCGGCCTATCAATTGCGCCGCAAGGGCCATGGCTGCACTATTTTCGAGTCCAACCAGGGCTTGGGTGGCATGTTCAAGTTCGGTATTCCCGGGTATCGCGTCCCTCGCGACAAGCTCGATGCCGAGATCCAGCGCATCCTGGACATGGGCCAGGTCGAGGTGAAATTTGGCGTTCGGGTTGGCCAGGATGTCAGCATCGAGCAACTGGAAAAGGACTACGACGCCATTCTCTGGGCCATCGGTTGCCAAAGTGGTCGCGGTCTACCCGTCGAAGGCTGGGCTGGCACTCCCAACTGCGTCTCCGGCGTCGCCTTCCTTAAGGCCTTCAATGAGGGCCGCATGAAGGTCACCGCCGACAAGGTGGTGTGCGTGGGCGGTGGCGATACCTCCGTAGACGTGGTCTCCGTGGCCCGCCGCATTGGACACATCCAGAACGCCAAGCCTTCCGATCTTCCCGAGACCGTCATTCACGATGGCTATGTGGCTCATGACGCCGCCGTCACTGCGGCGGCCCAGGGCGCGGAGGTCACCCTGACCTCCCTCTTCACGCGGGACAAGATGACCGCGGCCGAACATGAAGTCCATGATGCCCTGACCGAGGGCGTTACCGTCCTGGATGGCGTTATGCCCTTGGCGCTCATCAAGAATGCGGAAGGCCGGGCCATCGGCCTCAAGGTTTGTGACTGCAAGATGGAGGGTATGCGGCCCATCCCCGTCGAGGGCACCGAACGCATTCTCGAGGCTGATCTGATCGTCTCCGCCATCGGCCAGGGCGGTGATCTTACCGGTATTGAGGTCATGGATAATGGCCGGGGCCTCATCAATGCCGACAAGTTCCATCAGGTTCCCAACCGGCCCGGGCACTTTGTCGCTGGCGACATCATCCGGCCGCATTTGTTGACGACCGCCATCGGTCAGGCCTCGGTGGCCGCCGACTCTATCGATGAGTATCTCCGGCAGGAAGAGTTCAGCCGCCGGCCCAAGGTTGACGTTCATCATTTCGATCTGCTGCGGAAAATGGAAGAGGCGCATCTGGCACCCGAGAGGTTTGAACCCAGCGAGCGCGGCGATATGCGCGGCACCTCGGATGGTAATTGGGCCATCCATAATTACGAGGACCGCTCCGCCGCCGAGGTCATCCCCCACAACGAGCTCTTCCTCGGCCACTTTGGCTACCACGCCCGCAACCTGCGCAAGGAAGAGGTGCCCACGGCCGAAGAGGTTCTGGGCCACTTCAAGGAGCGCGTCATCGGCCTGTCGGAGACCGAGGCCATTGATGAGGCCAAGCGCTGCATGAGTTGCGGCATGTGCTTCGAGTGCGACAACTGCGTCATCTTCTGCCCCCAGGACGCCGTCTATCGGGTCAAGAAGGGCGAGAACACCACCGGGCGCTACGTGGCCACCGACTACATGCGGTGCATTGGGTGTCATATCTGCGCCGATGTTTGTCCCACGGGCTACATCAAGATGGGGCTTGGCGAATAA
- a CDS encoding (Fe-S)-binding protein: MAKVKLEVPELQPYLEIPAVTPGVMAHSRPFVAKPEHQEPLGFPGVLVDDWQEKAIDKMGDLLGRYRSLRVYLDACVKCGSCTDKCHYYIGTGDPKNMPVARQDLLRKVYRRYFTLAGKYFPKLVGAEDLTQEVLDDWYSYFHQCSQCRRCSVFCPYGIDTAEISMAAREIMDHIGVGQKYCNEIIAKVYKIGNNLGLPGPALRDTLEGLEEDVFDDTGVKVRYPIDVVGADILLVTPSADFFAEPHVDGLIGYGKVFHEAGVSWTLSTIASEAANFGMFIGSYENMRRISQRIREAAIALKVKRIVFGECGHAWRVAYSFLNTLAGPWDFLDPNYPVPQHICEFTNDLIQRGKLNLDKSQNDDMVLTFHDSCNVARASRMGPDPGGQFDIPRAVIKAVCNNFHDMDEDTIRERTFCCGGGGGLLTDDLMELRVKGALPRMTALNNVIQEKGVTHMAAICAICKSQFTKVLPYYGMEMEQIVSVHQLVSNAIILTPGEDDDLDEDDDESEDDED; encoded by the coding sequence ATGGCTAAGGTTAAACTGGAGGTTCCCGAACTCCAGCCCTATCTCGAAATCCCCGCCGTCACGCCAGGGGTTATGGCCCATTCGCGGCCCTTCGTGGCCAAGCCGGAGCATCAAGAACCCTTGGGCTTCCCGGGGGTTCTGGTGGACGACTGGCAGGAGAAGGCCATCGATAAGATGGGCGATCTGCTGGGCCGATATCGCTCCCTACGGGTTTATCTGGACGCCTGCGTGAAGTGTGGCTCCTGCACCGACAAGTGCCACTATTACATCGGTACCGGTGATCCCAAGAATATGCCGGTCGCCCGTCAGGATTTGCTGCGCAAGGTCTATCGGCGCTATTTCACCCTGGCCGGCAAGTACTTTCCCAAGCTGGTAGGTGCCGAGGACCTGACCCAGGAGGTGCTGGATGACTGGTACAGCTATTTCCACCAGTGCTCCCAGTGCCGTCGCTGCTCGGTCTTCTGCCCCTACGGGATCGACACCGCCGAAATCTCCATGGCCGCGCGGGAAATCATGGATCACATCGGCGTTGGGCAGAAATACTGCAACGAGATCATCGCCAAGGTTTACAAGATAGGCAACAACCTGGGCCTCCCAGGCCCTGCCCTCCGTGACACCCTCGAAGGACTGGAGGAGGATGTCTTTGATGACACCGGGGTCAAGGTTCGTTATCCCATCGATGTGGTCGGTGCCGACATCCTGCTGGTGACGCCCTCGGCCGATTTTTTTGCCGAGCCTCATGTTGATGGACTGATCGGGTACGGCAAGGTCTTTCATGAGGCCGGCGTCTCCTGGACTCTGAGCACCATCGCCTCGGAGGCGGCCAATTTTGGCATGTTCATCGGCTCCTACGAGAACATGCGCCGGATTTCGCAGCGTATCCGCGAGGCGGCCATCGCCCTCAAGGTCAAGCGTATCGTCTTCGGTGAATGTGGCCATGCCTGGCGCGTCGCCTATAGCTTCCTCAATACGCTGGCGGGCCCCTGGGACTTCCTGGACCCGAATTATCCAGTGCCTCAGCACATTTGCGAGTTTACGAATGACTTGATCCAGCGGGGTAAGCTGAATCTGGATAAGTCGCAAAATGACGACATGGTGTTGACCTTTCACGACTCCTGTAACGTGGCGCGAGCCAGCCGCATGGGTCCGGACCCGGGGGGGCAGTTCGATATACCCCGCGCCGTCATCAAGGCCGTGTGCAACAACTTCCATGACATGGACGAAGACACCATCCGTGAACGCACCTTCTGTTGCGGGGGCGGTGGCGGACTCTTAACCGATGACCTCATGGAGTTGCGGGTCAAGGGCGCACTGCCGCGCATGACGGCCCTCAACAACGTTATTCAAGAGAAGGGCGTCACCCACATGGCCGCCATCTGCGCCATCTGCAAGAGTCAGTTCACCAAGGTCCTGCCTTACTACGGCATGGAGATGGAGCAGATTGTCAGCGTCCACCAACTGGTTTCCAACGCCATCATTCTGACCCCGGGGGAGGATGATGACCTTGACGAGGATGACGATGAGTCCGAGGACGACGAGGACTGA
- the dsrH gene encoding sulfurtransferase complex subunit TusB, which produces MSILHTVNKSPFERNSLESCLKFASQGASVLLMEDGVYAALAGSSAEAQLKVGLGKVSVYVLGPDIKARGFREDRLIDGIKVVDYAGFVDLAVENDKVQAWL; this is translated from the coding sequence ATGAGTATCCTGCACACTGTCAACAAGTCCCCCTTCGAGCGCAACTCTTTGGAGTCCTGCCTCAAGTTTGCCTCCCAAGGGGCATCTGTTCTCCTCATGGAGGATGGTGTTTATGCCGCCTTGGCGGGTTCGAGCGCCGAGGCACAACTAAAGGTTGGGCTCGGCAAGGTGTCGGTCTACGTTCTTGGCCCGGACATCAAGGCCCGCGGTTTCCGCGAGGATCGTCTGATCGATGGCATCAAAGTCGTGGACTATGCCGGTTTCGTGGATCTGGCCGTGGAAAACGACAAAGTCCAGGCCTGGTTGTAA
- a CDS encoding 4Fe-4S dicluster domain-containing protein: protein MNNSSEEIDQGRRGFLGAAAGVASMTLAPGVLLHTIASADPRSERVTDAVRYGMLIDTTRCAEGCTACVTACNQENGLDLQQMPASMDPEKWDRQEARWIRKIKLEDNLTGRVTNLPMMCQHCEHPPCVDVCPTGASFKRSDGIVLVDRHLCIGCRYCMMACPYKARSFIHAEVEEKLTLAPRGKGCVESCNLCVHRRDNGETSTACADACAAQGHHAIIFGDLKNPESTLSKALAAMPSRQIRENLALNTGVRYSGV, encoded by the coding sequence ATGAATAATTCCAGCGAAGAGATCGACCAGGGTCGCCGAGGTTTTCTTGGCGCGGCGGCGGGCGTCGCATCCATGACCCTGGCCCCTGGCGTTCTGCTCCATACGATCGCGAGCGCAGATCCGCGCTCCGAACGGGTCACGGATGCCGTGCGCTATGGCATGCTGATTGATACCACCCGGTGTGCCGAGGGCTGTACCGCCTGCGTTACCGCCTGCAACCAGGAAAACGGTCTTGACCTTCAGCAAATGCCGGCGAGCATGGACCCCGAAAAGTGGGATCGTCAGGAGGCGCGCTGGATTCGCAAGATCAAGCTTGAGGACAACCTCACGGGTCGGGTTACCAACCTGCCCATGATGTGCCAGCATTGTGAGCACCCGCCCTGCGTGGATGTCTGTCCCACGGGGGCCTCCTTCAAGCGTTCGGATGGCATCGTCCTGGTGGACCGGCACCTCTGTATTGGCTGCCGCTATTGCATGATGGCCTGCCCCTACAAGGCGCGGTCCTTCATCCATGCGGAGGTCGAGGAGAAGCTGACCCTTGCGCCGCGTGGCAAGGGTTGCGTGGAGAGTTGTAATCTCTGTGTCCATCGCCGCGACAATGGCGAGACCTCGACGGCTTGCGCCGATGCCTGCGCCGCTCAGGGCCACCATGCCATCATCTTTGGTGACCTCAAAAATCCGGAAAGCACGTTGAGCAAGGCCCTGGCCGCCATGCCCAGTCGTCAGATCCGCGAGAACCTCGCCCTGAACACGGGCGTCCGCTATTCGGGCGTGTGA
- the nrfD gene encoding polysulfide reductase NrfD has product MKRIVYREWRLSPQRYWALLAGLAAIAGIGGLAFWYMEHQGHWVTGMNNEVVWGMPHIFAVFLIVAASGALNIASIGTVFGKSTYQPLGRFSALLAVALLIGGLMVLVLDLGRPDRLIVAMTSYNFRSIFAWNVILYSGFVAIVVAYLVTMVDRGFRGYYKAAGTFAFVWRLLLTTGTGSIFGFIVARQAFDTAVLAPMFIVMSFLYGLAIFMLVLMFAFSQDQRPLGPFIIKRLKGLMGIFISAVLLFILIYFLTKLYGAQNYDLVSFYLVSGGRYTLAFWFGWVILGLLAPFGILFHPALGQDRRWIAGACGLVVLGGLASMYVIIIGGQAFPMALFPGKTLLESGFHDGVGGQIAAYAPSMPEFLLGLGGVAVALIITAVGVRALQFLPESLADKDVDPHAAVKA; this is encoded by the coding sequence ATGAAAAGAATCGTTTATCGCGAATGGCGGCTGTCACCGCAGCGCTATTGGGCCCTGCTCGCCGGTCTCGCCGCTATCGCTGGCATTGGCGGCCTGGCCTTCTGGTACATGGAGCACCAGGGCCACTGGGTGACCGGCATGAACAATGAAGTGGTCTGGGGTATGCCCCATATCTTTGCCGTCTTCCTCATCGTTGCCGCCTCTGGTGCCCTGAACATCGCCAGTATCGGCACCGTCTTCGGGAAATCGACCTATCAGCCTCTGGGCCGCTTCTCTGCCCTGTTGGCGGTGGCGCTGCTAATCGGGGGGCTTATGGTGCTGGTCCTCGATTTGGGTCGCCCCGACCGCCTGATCGTGGCCATGACAAGCTATAACTTTCGCTCCATCTTTGCCTGGAACGTCATTCTTTATTCGGGTTTTGTGGCCATCGTCGTCGCCTATCTGGTGACCATGGTGGATCGCGGATTTCGGGGTTACTACAAAGCCGCCGGCACTTTTGCCTTCGTCTGGCGTCTCTTGCTGACCACGGGCACGGGATCCATCTTCGGTTTCATCGTTGCTCGCCAGGCCTTCGACACCGCCGTGCTGGCACCCATGTTCATTGTGATGTCCTTCCTCTATGGCCTGGCGATTTTCATGCTGGTGCTCATGTTTGCCTTCTCCCAGGACCAGCGCCCTCTCGGCCCCTTTATTATCAAACGTCTCAAGGGCCTCATGGGTATCTTCATCTCCGCCGTCCTGCTCTTTATCCTCATCTATTTCCTGACCAAACTATACGGGGCCCAGAATTACGATCTGGTGTCCTTCTATCTGGTCAGCGGCGGCCGCTACACCCTGGCCTTCTGGTTTGGTTGGGTGATCCTGGGTCTGCTGGCGCCCTTTGGCATACTCTTTCATCCCGCGCTGGGCCAGGATAGGCGCTGGATCGCGGGGGCTTGCGGCCTGGTGGTGCTCGGGGGGCTGGCGAGCATGTATGTCATTATCATTGGTGGCCAGGCCTTCCCCATGGCCCTTTTCCCGGGCAAGACCCTGCTGGAGTCTGGATTTCATGATGGCGTGGGTGGCCAGATCGCGGCCTATGCCCCCAGCATGCCGGAGTTTCTCCTCGGTCTCGGCGGGGTGGCGGTTGCACTGATCATCACCGCAGTTGGCGTGCGGGCGCTGCAATTCCTGCCCGAATCCCTGGCGGACAAGGACGTGGATCCCCACGCCGCCGTGAAGGCCTGA
- the dsrB gene encoding dissimilatory-type sulfite reductase subunit beta, whose translation MAAADMREPIETGCPDPWQYMHPVQRKNFGMWKYHEHPKPGVLRHVAYSGDEIWTVKVGTQRILDLFSLRKLCDIGEQFGDGFVHFTLRSNLEYMVADAAKVDPLIKAVEEAGFIVGGTQNSVAMISHTQGWLHCDIPGTDASGVVKSMMDELIDEFKNANMPNRVHITTSCCQINCGGQGDIAINIQHTKPPKINHDLVANVCERPSVVARCPVAAIRPAIVNGKPSLEVDERKCICCGACFPPCPPMQINDAEHSKLAIWVGGNHSNARGKPTFQKLVAAGIPNNPPRWPEATAIVKRILKAYKEGAQDWERVNEWIERIGWPRFFEEVELPFTKYHIDTWRGARASFNASNYIRF comes from the coding sequence ATGGCAGCAGCCGACATGCGTGAGCCGATCGAAACCGGATGTCCCGATCCCTGGCAGTATATGCACCCCGTGCAGCGCAAGAATTTTGGTATGTGGAAGTACCATGAGCACCCGAAGCCTGGCGTCCTGCGTCATGTGGCTTACAGTGGGGACGAGATATGGACCGTAAAGGTTGGTACTCAGCGTATCCTGGACCTTTTCTCCCTGCGTAAGCTCTGTGATATTGGCGAGCAGTTTGGGGACGGCTTCGTCCACTTTACCCTGCGCTCCAATCTGGAGTACATGGTGGCCGATGCCGCCAAGGTCGACCCCCTGATCAAGGCCGTCGAGGAGGCGGGCTTTATCGTGGGCGGCACCCAGAACTCGGTGGCCATGATCTCCCACACCCAGGGCTGGCTGCATTGCGACATCCCGGGCACCGATGCCTCCGGCGTTGTTAAGTCCATGATGGACGAACTCATAGATGAGTTCAAAAACGCCAATATGCCGAACCGGGTGCATATCACCACCTCCTGCTGCCAGATCAACTGCGGTGGGCAGGGCGATATCGCCATCAATATCCAGCACACCAAGCCACCCAAGATCAACCACGACCTGGTGGCCAATGTCTGCGAGCGCCCCTCCGTGGTTGCCCGGTGCCCCGTGGCCGCCATCCGTCCGGCCATCGTCAACGGCAAGCCCTCTCTGGAAGTGGACGAGCGCAAGTGCATCTGCTGCGGCGCCTGCTTCCCGCCCTGTCCGCCCATGCAGATCAATGATGCCGAGCACTCCAAGCTGGCGATCTGGGTCGGTGGCAACCACTCCAATGCACGTGGTAAGCCCACCTTCCAGAAGCTGGTGGCCGCTGGTATCCCCAATAACCCGCCGCGTTGGCCCGAGGCGACCGCCATCGTCAAGCGCATCCTCAAGGCCTACAAGGAAGGCGCCCAGGATTGGGAGCGCGTCAACGAATGGATTGAGCGCATCGGCTGGCCGCGATTCTTCGAAGAGGTCGAGCTGCCCTTCACCAAGTATCACATCGATACCTGGCGTGGCGCGCGGGCCAGCTTCAACGCCTCCAACTACATCCGCTTCTAG
- the tusC gene encoding sulfurtransferase complex subunit TusC, whose product MSEVVKKFMYLNRRAPYGTIYAWESLEVVLIGAAFDQEVNLMFVDDGVFQLVKGQDTAGIGMKNFSPTYRTLGDYEVKYIFVDADSLAARGLTQDDLVSIAYEDMETEEEIENIVEVVDSARVTELMDESDVVFSF is encoded by the coding sequence ATGTCCGAAGTCGTGAAGAAATTCATGTACCTCAACCGCAGGGCCCCCTATGGCACCATCTATGCCTGGGAGTCCCTGGAAGTTGTTCTGATCGGGGCGGCCTTCGATCAGGAAGTTAATCTCATGTTCGTCGATGACGGCGTCTTTCAACTGGTCAAGGGCCAGGACACCGCGGGCATTGGCATGAAGAATTTCTCGCCCACCTACCGCACGCTGGGCGATTACGAAGTCAAGTACATCTTCGTGGACGCGGATTCCCTCGCGGCCCGTGGCCTGACCCAGGACGATCTGGTATCGATCGCCTATGAGGACATGGAGACGGAGGAGGAAATCGAAAACATCGTCGAGGTGGTGGACTCCGCCCGTGTGACCGAGCTCATGGATGAATCCGACGTGGTCTTCAGCTTCTAA
- a CDS encoding respiratory nitrate reductase subunit gamma: MSFLTLVYASLFYFATLVLLAGLANKILQYARTPAPLKIPTTPAPVTQSGVIFRLAREVVLFESLFKGNKWTWIFGWIFHFGLLLVTLRHLRYFMDPVWLPIQLIQPFGIYGGMAMVVGLAGLWSRRFLVDRVRYITGPSDHLILALLIGIGLTGLGMSFVIHVDVISVKQFFLGLMRFHIQPLPADPLLLLHMLLVVILMIVFPFSKLLHAPGLFFSPSRNQVDNPREQRHLAPWAKRFEQ; encoded by the coding sequence ATGTCATTCCTGACACTTGTATATGCCTCGCTGTTCTACTTTGCCACCCTGGTGCTCCTGGCTGGCCTAGCGAACAAGATCTTGCAGTACGCGCGCACCCCCGCGCCTCTTAAGATCCCAACGACGCCGGCGCCCGTTACCCAAAGCGGCGTAATCTTTCGACTTGCCCGTGAGGTTGTCCTTTTCGAGAGCCTATTCAAGGGCAATAAGTGGACCTGGATTTTCGGCTGGATTTTTCACTTTGGCCTCCTCCTGGTTACCTTGCGCCATCTTCGCTATTTTATGGATCCGGTTTGGCTGCCGATTCAGCTAATTCAGCCCTTCGGTATCTACGGGGGGATGGCGATGGTTGTGGGGCTCGCCGGTCTCTGGTCGCGGCGCTTTCTGGTGGATCGCGTTCGCTATATCACGGGACCCTCGGACCACCTTATTCTCGCCCTCTTGATCGGCATAGGCCTGACGGGACTGGGCATGAGCTTTGTCATCCATGTCGATGTCATCTCGGTCAAGCAGTTCTTCCTGGGGCTTATGCGGTTCCACATCCAGCCCCTGCCTGCGGACCCCTTGCTGCTGTTGCACATGCTGCTGGTTGTCATCCTGATGATCGTCTTTCCTTTCAGCAAGCTACTTCACGCACCCGGGCTCTTTTTCAGCCCGTCGCGCAACCAGGTGGATAACCCGCGGGAGCAGAGGCATCTGGCGCCTTGGGCCAAGCGGTTCGAACAATAA
- the tusD gene encoding sulfurtransferase complex subunit TusD, with translation MKFAIQINEGPYQHQASDSAYFFTKNVLEKGHEVFRVFFYHDGVNNATRLTTPPQDDRHVVNRWADLAEKYDLDMVVCVAAAQRRGIVDDGEAQRNRKDATNIHPRFRISGLGQLVEAAIQSDRLVVFGD, from the coding sequence ATGAAGTTTGCAATTCAGATCAATGAAGGACCCTATCAACACCAGGCGTCCGACTCTGCCTACTTCTTTACCAAGAACGTCCTGGAGAAGGGGCATGAAGTCTTTCGGGTCTTTTTCTATCACGATGGGGTCAACAACGCGACGCGTCTGACGACTCCGCCCCAGGATGATCGCCACGTGGTCAATCGTTGGGCGGACCTGGCCGAAAAGTACGACCTGGATATGGTTGTCTGCGTGGCCGCGGCCCAGCGACGCGGTATCGTGGACGATGGCGAGGCCCAGCGTAATCGAAAGGACGCCACCAACATTCATCCCAGGTTCCGTATCTCCGGGCTCGGGCAATTGGTCGAGGCGGCTATTCAGTCGGATCGTCTCGTCGTCTTTGGTGACTAA